The Bubalus kerabau isolate K-KA32 ecotype Philippines breed swamp buffalo chromosome X, PCC_UOA_SB_1v2, whole genome shotgun sequence genome has a segment encoding these proteins:
- the LOC129639251 gene encoding melanoma-associated antigen B5-like gives MPRRKKSKARGGDKCPQAQGKTQSCGGAQAIATAEEESTTSSLQCEDTTQSLPGAESCSTSRERQRVPTIATTALFSYTRSCEAFNGQSKYRALPYEVPPFTETPGTDCLTRKPSLLEQFLLYKYKMKQLMMKEDILKIIHQSHHDRFAEILKRASERIELVFAVDLKEVDSVVPCYNLVSKLKVPNNGRVPGGRGLPKTGLLMNLLGMIFLKGNCATEEDIWKYLGTMRVYAGRKHFIFGEPRKLITKDLVRLKYLEYRQVANSDPPRYEFLWGPKAHLETSKMKVLEFLAKVNDAVPSDFPAYYEEALRDEEEKAQGMHAARPDPTVKVSTPPRDMLNIIIPPIRKYVKFLPPGRKI, from the coding sequence ATGCCTCGAAGGAAGAAGAGTAAGGCCCGTGGTGGTGATAAATGTCCCCAAGCCCAAGGCAAGACCCAGAGTTGTGGTGGTGCTCAGGCCATAGCAACAGCAGAAGAGGAGTCCACTACCTCCTCTCTTCAGTGTGAAGATACTACCCAGAGTCTGCCTGGTGCTGAGTCATGTAGCACTTCCCGGGAGCGTCAAAGAGTACCGACCATCGCCACTACTGCTCTCTTTTCTTACACTAGATCTTGTGAAGCATTCAATGGCCAATCTAAGTATAGGGCACTTCCCTATGAGGTCCCACCCTTCACTGAGACCCCAGGAACTGACTGTTTAACCAGGAAACCTAGCTTGTTGGAGCAGTTCCTTCTGTacaagtataaaatgaagcagctcATGATGAAGGAAGACATCCTGAAGATTATCCACCAAAGCCACCATGACCGATTTGCTGAGATTCTCAAGAGAGCCTCTGAACGCATTGAGCTAGTCTTTGCGGTAGATCTGAAGGAAGTTGATTCAGTCGTTCCCTGCTATAATCTGGTCAGCAAATTGAAGGTCCCCAACAATGGGAGGGTGCCTGGTGGAAGGGGTTTACCCAAGACTGGTCTCCTGATGAATCTCCTGGGTATGATCTTCCTGAAGGGCAACTGTGCCACTGAGGAAGACATCTGGAAATACCTGGGTACGATGCGAGTATATGCTGGAAGAAAGCACTTTATCTTTGGAGAGCCCAGAAAGCTCATCACCAAAGATTTAGTGAGGCTGAAGTACCTGGAGTACCGCCAGGTGGCCAACAGTGATCCTCCACGTTATGAGTTTCTGTGGGGCCCAAAAGCACATCTTGAAACCAGCAAGATGAAAGTCCTGGAATTTTTGGCAAAGGTCAATGATGCTGTTCCCAGTGACTTCCCCGCTTATTATGAAGAAGCTTTGCGAGATGAAGAAGAGAAAGCCCAAGGCATGCATGCAGCCAGGCCTGACCCTACTGTCAAAGTCAGTACACCTCCCAGGGACATGCTCAATATTATCATCCCACCCATAAGGAAGTATGTGAAGTTCTTACCCCCAGGCAGGAAAATATAA